A single window of Cytobacillus dafuensis DNA harbors:
- a CDS encoding FAD-dependent oxidoreductase, whose amino-acid sequence MSKPEIIVYSSTGCPYCEKVKSALKDWGFEYEERNASIHKEYFDQLKERKIFGTPATLINGKLVLGFQEKKFRKLLDITDETASVAVDTSKGDTPKENTDTIFQSINERVLDEVYDFVTIGGGPAGASAALYAARGKLKTLVIDKAPKAGTLAITHKIANYPGVREELTGLELLERMQAQAKDFGAEFVRSTVLSVDFSDEIKKIEVAEGIIKAKSVFIAVGAKAPSSKIKGEEEFTGRGVSYCSTCDAAFYQDQVVTVVGDNEEAIHEAETLAKYCKTVRLLIPTEKLKGDVVFTQLENQPNVEIYRRHRLREITGTDSVEKIIILNDKKEEQTWESDGVFLYLGGMKPGTDFLNDSVKRDEEGYVVVDDHLRTSAEGVFAGGDARRTPIKQAVISAADGAIAALSAEQHVNKRTKLRPQYS is encoded by the coding sequence TTGTCTAAACCTGAAATTATTGTTTATAGCAGTACTGGCTGTCCCTATTGTGAAAAAGTAAAATCTGCTTTGAAGGACTGGGGATTTGAATATGAAGAACGTAATGCATCCATACATAAGGAATATTTTGATCAGCTAAAAGAGCGTAAAATCTTCGGAACTCCTGCCACTTTAATTAATGGAAAGCTTGTATTGGGCTTCCAAGAGAAGAAGTTTAGAAAACTACTCGATATAACAGATGAAACAGCCTCTGTTGCAGTAGACACTTCTAAAGGAGATACTCCTAAAGAAAATACAGATACTATTTTCCAATCCATTAATGAAAGAGTCCTTGATGAGGTTTATGATTTTGTGACCATTGGCGGCGGTCCAGCTGGAGCTTCAGCTGCACTTTACGCAGCACGAGGAAAGTTAAAAACCCTTGTAATTGATAAGGCACCAAAGGCAGGGACGCTGGCAATTACACATAAAATCGCAAACTATCCAGGTGTAAGAGAAGAGTTAACAGGACTAGAACTTTTAGAAAGAATGCAGGCTCAAGCGAAGGATTTCGGAGCAGAATTTGTACGTTCGACTGTACTTTCAGTAGATTTTTCTGATGAAATTAAGAAAATTGAAGTCGCAGAAGGAATTATTAAAGCCAAAAGCGTCTTTATTGCAGTTGGAGCAAAAGCTCCTTCGAGTAAAATTAAAGGAGAAGAAGAATTTACAGGACGTGGGGTAAGCTACTGTTCAACATGTGATGCTGCCTTTTATCAGGATCAGGTTGTCACCGTAGTAGGTGATAATGAAGAAGCAATCCATGAAGCTGAAACACTAGCTAAGTACTGCAAAACTGTTAGACTATTAATTCCAACTGAAAAGCTAAAAGGCGACGTAGTCTTTACTCAGCTTGAGAATCAACCAAATGTCGAAATCTATAGACGCCATCGTTTAAGAGAAATTACTGGAACTGATAGCGTTGAGAAAATTATCATTCTAAATGATAAAAAAGAAGAGCAAACCTGGGAAAGTGATGGAGTTTTCTTGTACCTTGGCGGAATGAAACCAGGAACGGACTTCCTAAATGACTCTGTCAAGAGAGATGAAGAAGGTTATGTAGTTGTTGATGATCATTTGCGTACAAGTGCTGAAGGTGTTTTCGCTGGCGGGGATGCACGAAGAACACCTATTAAACAAGCAGTCATTTCTGCTGCAGACGGAGCGATTGCTGCATTAAGTGCAGAACAGCATGTTAATAAGAGGACAAAGCTACGCCCACAGTATAGCTAA